From Camelus dromedarius isolate mCamDro1 chromosome 2, mCamDro1.pat, whole genome shotgun sequence, one genomic window encodes:
- the CCDC54 gene encoding coiled-coil domain-containing protein 54: MYKLQTKRVKAAAGQMWNSNFSKMRQSLKNVYHKCKNQHPNSTRYPTMTFYDCDQDDVIADEEMNLAVMLQDIKTSQIELLGEMTDIVSTVSKIQERTDFYQMQMEVLETRVNVNEDKQCKITKDIFSMKEDIDALKKKVIELENQNSCSHIHCLEVLEGEKGKEIIDLLHKLIHPGTLKHMVASTDSESSSAESEKVSSCPKLTDDLEEKPISPQIKALKKNNHHNTLRSFRKAKSNIYIYPDFNTWIKLTFVHGGKWRFFLSATKLEEFIQWLLSRPTIPPEEPQVITQRYCTFPGPIVSLTAICLSVFKYVYGLFVSSKEEVTRL, from the coding sequence ATGTACAAACTTCAAACCAAAAGGGTAAAAGCTGCTGCTGGGCAGATGTGGAATTCAAATTTCTCCAAGATGAGACAATCTCTTAAAAATGTTTACCATAAATGTAAGAACCAGCACCCAAATTCAACTAGATATCCAACTATGACTTTCTATGATTGTGATCAAGATGACGTTATTGCTGATGAAGAAATGAATCTTGCAGTAATGCTCCAAGATATCAAAACTTCCCAGATTGAACTACTTGGCGAAATGACTGACATCGTCAGCACTGTATCAAAAATCCAGGAAAGGACTGACTTTTATCAGATGcagatggaggtactggaaacCAGAGTGAATGTTAATGAAGACAAACAGTGCAAAATAACTAAAGATATCTTCTCTATGAAGGAAGACATTGATGCTTTAAAGAAGAAGGTGATAGAATTGGAAAACCAGAATTCTTGCTCTCATATACATTGTTTAGAGGttctggaaggagaaaagggtAAAGAGATCATAGATCTTCTTCACAAACTCATACATCCAGGAACTCTGAAGCACATGGTAGCCTCCACAGACTCCGAAAGCTCTTCGGCAGAATCAGAGAAAGTGTCCAGTTGTCCCAAGCTCACTGATGATCTTGAGGAAAAACcaatttctccccaaattaaagctctgaagaaaaataatcatcaCAACACATTAAGAAGCTTTCGAAAAGCAAagtcaaatatttatatttacccAGACTTTAATACATGGATCAAGCTAACTTTTGTCCATGGAGGAAAGTGGAGATTTTTCCTTAGTGCAACCAAGTTAGAAGAATTCATCCAGTGGCTTCTTTCTAGGCCAACCATCCCTCCTGAGGAACCACAAGTCATAACCCAGAGATATTGTACATTCCCTGGGCCTATTGTGAGCTTGACCGCAATCTGTCTCTCTGTTTTCAAGTACGTTTACGGTCTTTTTGTTTCCTCAAAAGAGGAAGTAACTCGACTGTAG